The Thermoanaerobaculia bacterium region TGTGGGTCGCGCAGTACCGGGTGATGGAGAGCGAGCGGCCGGACGCGATCTTCCGCGATCCGCTGGCGAAGAGGCTCGCGGGGGAACGAGGCGCGGAGCTCGTTCGCCGCATGAAGGTGGGCGACTTGGCCTGGCCGATGATCGTCCGCACGGCCGTCATGGACGAGATCATCCTTCGCTCGGTCGAGCGCGAGGGCGTGGATTGCGTTCTCAACATGGCGGCCGGGCTCGACGCGCGCCCCTATCGGCTGCCGCTCCCGAGCTCGCTTCGGTGGATCGAGGCCGACCTCCCCGCGATGGTCGCCTACAAGACGGAGAAACTCGCGGGGGAGACGCCCGTCTGCGCGCTCGAGCGCGTCGCGGCGGACCTCACGGACCCGACCGCGCGGCGGAGCCTCTTCGCCCGCGCCGCGGAAGGCGCATCGGCGATCCTCGTCGTCACCGAGGGACTCCTGGCGTATCTCGCTCCCGAGCAGGTGGCGGCGCTCGCCGGCGACCTCGCCGCCGAGCCGGCGATGCGGCTCTGGCTGATCGACATCGCCTCGCCGCGGCTGAAGAAGATGCTCGACCGCCGCGTCGGGAGGCACGTCGGGGAGGCGAACGCGCCGTTCCGCTTCGCTCCGGCCGAAGGGACGAGATTCTTCGAACCGCGCGGCTGGAAGGAGAGGGAGTTCCGGTCGACGATCGAGGAAGGGATGCGTCTGGACCGAAAGCCGAAGATGGCCTGGCTCCTCTCCCTCATGCTGCGGCTCGGGTCTGCCGCCCGGCGCGAGGAGATGCGCCGGATGGGAGGGATCGTCCTGCTCGATCGCATCTGAGCGGGCCGCTCCCCGGGTCGGCTTCCGGCGGTCGGGCGGTCAGGGGCGCGTACATCATCGGTCGTCGTCCTTTGCGAACGGAGCGCGGTCGTCGAATGGGTTCGCGCACCGCGGCCGGCAGCGTTTCTCGGACGGGTCCCGACGGCGGTAGCATCGGTGACGAGGGGGACCATGGGATTC contains the following coding sequences:
- a CDS encoding class I SAM-dependent methyltransferase, translated to MPDETLRNVSDTALWVAQYRVMESERPDAIFRDPLAKRLAGERGAELVRRMKVGDLAWPMIVRTAVMDEIILRSVEREGVDCVLNMAAGLDARPYRLPLPSSLRWIEADLPAMVAYKTEKLAGETPVCALERVAADLTDPTARRSLFARAAEGASAILVVTEGLLAYLAPEQVAALAGDLAAEPAMRLWLIDIASPRLKKMLDRRVGRHVGEANAPFRFAPAEGTRFFEPRGWKEREFRSTIEEGMRLDRKPKMAWLLSLMLRLGSAARREEMRRMGGIVLLDRI